The Bacteroidota bacterium genome has a window encoding:
- a CDS encoding fructose-6-phosphate aldolase — protein MYILKVKGTAKIPDYVQLRDENFTLLAYFRVDRPEKALSKAGLGNREAELIELIRNMPYGKIQKLDD, from the coding sequence ATGTACATTTTGAAAGTGAAAGGCACCGCCAAGATCCCCGATTACGTACAGTTGCGGGACGAAAATTTCACTTTGCTGGCTTACTTCCGGGTGGATCGCCCTGAAAAAGCCTTGTCGAAAGCAGGACTTGGCAACCGGGAAGCGGAGTTGATCGAACTTATCCGGAACATGCCCTACGGCAAGATCCAGAAACTGGACGACTGA